In one window of Nitrospinota bacterium DNA:
- a CDS encoding lysylphosphatidylglycerol synthase transmembrane domain-containing protein, with amino-acid sequence MAKILKFSFLLAGLGFFIWSLKFVDVSQVLKMLADVGFGFVLIMGVYALVTYIDTIAWRYAFHPEQACRLNLLPLWRIRQIGESYNIITPLGTVGGEPVKAQLLKDFYQFTFKQGLASLVLSRTTFLTALIIFFIPGIYLILNSQIVTGEFKTISLVGMVVFTTLIFLFFLFQVTGMLGVLASWVGRLFPKHKEHSFLNHLQVLNTLMSAYYKEYQGRIALSIFYALVGWVVGLGELYLALHYLGYDPSFQELWVIEALIQLVRVGSFFIPMSLGAQEGGLILIFVAMGLTPDLGLAVSFVRRIKEIIWVSAGLLLGWTLAFKPPKVQPEI; translated from the coding sequence ATGGCAAAAATTTTAAAATTCTCTTTTCTCCTTGCCGGTCTAGGGTTTTTCATATGGTCCTTGAAGTTCGTTGATGTGTCCCAGGTGTTGAAAATGCTTGCGGACGTAGGCTTCGGCTTTGTCCTTATCATGGGGGTCTATGCTCTGGTCACCTATATAGATACCATTGCCTGGCGCTATGCCTTTCATCCTGAGCAAGCCTGCCGTTTGAATTTGTTGCCATTATGGCGGATTCGGCAAATCGGCGAATCCTACAACATCATAACCCCCCTCGGAACAGTGGGAGGAGAACCTGTCAAGGCTCAGCTCTTAAAAGATTTTTACCAGTTTACGTTTAAACAGGGGCTGGCTTCCCTGGTCCTCAGCCGAACAACCTTCTTGACCGCCCTCATCATATTTTTCATCCCTGGGATTTATCTGATTTTAAACTCTCAAATCGTTACGGGAGAGTTCAAAACCATCAGCCTCGTCGGAATGGTCGTGTTCACTACCCTGATTTTCTTGTTTTTTTTGTTTCAGGTTACAGGAATGTTAGGGGTCCTTGCTTCCTGGGTGGGCCGGCTGTTTCCAAAGCACAAGGAACATAGTTTCCTGAATCACTTGCAGGTATTGAACACATTGATGTCGGCGTATTACAAAGAGTATCAGGGGAGAATCGCGCTCTCCATTTTTTATGCGCTCGTCGGCTGGGTGGTGGGTTTGGGGGAATTGTATCTGGCCTTACATTATCTTGGCTATGATCCAAGTTTTCAGGAGTTGTGGGTCATCGAAGCCTTGATCCAACTAGTCCGGGTCGGGTCATTTTTCATTCCCATGAGTCTGGGAGCCCAGGAGGGAGGACTGATCCTCATCTTTGTTGCTATGGGTTTGACGCCGGACTTAGGGTTGGCCGTGTCCTTCGTGCGC